The nucleotide window gcagaggagggcatggagatgctgccagggctggagcccctctgctctggagccagcctggcacagctggggctgctcacctgcacaagagaaggctccagggacacctcagagcccctgccagggcctccaggggctccaggagagctgcacaggcactgggcacagggcatggagggacagcagccagggaatggcttcccagggccagagggcaggcacagatgggatattgggaatgaggaattgctggctgggagggtgggcaggccctggcccagggtgcccagagcagctggggctgtccctggatccctggaagtttccaaggccaggctagatggcttggagcagcctggaacagtggaagatgtccctgcccatggcagtggatcggactggatgagctttaagctCTTCCCTTCcgacccaaaccattctgggattcatTCTGATTCTCTGCTCTGCATCTGTCCCACATTTTCAGTGGGACATGAGGTAAGCACAGCTAATGGGACCAACAGTGAATGTTTGAGAGTGGGAGGATTTACCAGGCCCCGTCCAGCCCTCGTGCTGCTTTAAATCATTGTTTCTCCAAGGGTAACCTCCATCAGCAGCAGGTTCCAAGGTACCCGTTGGCTCATTAAAGGGGAAACTCTTCCCAGTGTAGTCCTGGGTTTATTCCCACATTCCATGTGGTGTGTGACAGCAAATCCCCAGCCGGGCTCTTACCCATCCCTGTCCCGGGGCTGTGCACGCCAACAGCAGGTCTGCAAACAGCACCACTGGGGTGTAACCCTGAGCAAACAGTGCCACGTTACAGCTCTGGGGCTTGGCCCATGCTCACACAGCGCGAGGTGGGAATGGCTGcgcccacagagctgctgcctgctcaacagcacagctgggaaacaCTGCCTGACAAAATGTAAAGGTTTTCTTGAGCAATCCCCGTGCCAAAAACAAGCCATGCTACGCCTCTGGGTTATAAGCACATCTATTCACAACGTGTCAATTTATGTTTCACTGTCATcccaaggacaggctggacagggcttggagcagccagggatagtggaaggtgtccctgcccatggcagaaggTGTGCCAGGATGAGATTTAaggccccatccaacccaaaccattcagtgaTTCTAAAACATCAGTGAAATAAAGATACAGCCCTATTACCTAAAAGCATTTCTAATGCAAAATAATCACCATGGCAAACATGACCTTCTAGAGTTTTTCAATTAAATTACTGCAGCCAGGTTCACTGAAAACAAGAATAATGGCAGTCTTTTACAACCAAAATATGATTTGGTTCAGCAAGCATTGCTTTAACAATCAGAAAACTGCACAAAGATAATCCAAACTGCACAAAAATAATCCCTTCTTTCAAGTCTTAGGCAGTTTAATGAAACAGTCATTTCTCACTGAAGGAGATTTTAGTTAACCTAAGCGTAAATTAAATctcaaattttaatttccttcacCTGCAACCTCTGCAGCCACTCTTCTTTCAGCAATAATGTTCTCCATTGTACAGAAATCATGAAGGAATGACCCAGAGGACTGAACCTCTGCAGCATGTCCAACAGCTCCCAGAATTCAGCTGGGACATGATTGCTCCATCTGGGTAATAACAGAATAACGGGCTACTGTCATTAGATCAGAATTTATTTGCAGTTTAGACATTCTCAGCAGCTGATCATGTGCAGTTTAACATGCCAGAATTTCCTTTCCTGTCAGGATCAGGCCATCAAAATAATCAGCAacataaaattaattcattttatttaagAATTTTGGCCatataattgcattttttaaaatgtcttttcaaCTAATTTCTTGGAACCCAGCAATTCATGCAAACCAACACACAGAAGGTACTACATCCCATTAAGACCTTctcattaagaaaaaatacttaaaattagTTGATCTGAAtgatatatttttcaaatattgagTTATTGATCTTTCCTCAATAGTATTTAAATAAAGCCACACAGGTTTAATGCTGAAGAACTTAGGACTAGATTTGCAGTACTTTGGTCCCCTAAAGATGCCAACTCTGAAATTTTCTAAAAGTCTTCAATATAAATGGAGCTGCTTCTTGGTCTAGAAAATTCTGGTAGATGTCCACGTGCCACCATCAGGTGCCTAAACCTTTTGTAAATCTTGTTTTTAGCAAGTAACAAGCACGTGGGAATTTTCTCAGTGAAATTCAACTCACTTGATCAATATTATTCTGTCACATGAGGATTTCCTTAATTTCtgcctgcttgtttttcttaaagaagGCTTTGTGCACTCCTTTGCGTCCCAGCAGATGATCTCATGAACTCCAGCACAGACTTGGGCCTTTGTTTTCACTTGATTTTCATTTAACTATTCACAACACAACAGGATTATTGACCTATTCTTGAAAAAGAATAGGGGCAGAAGAGTTATAACACAAATCTCCCGACAGGACTTCCAGTGAAGTGCCTCACACAGAAAGTTTTGTGATGTAGATTGCTCCTTTTAGGGTTTAACTGCAGCTAATAAAAGCAGTGGAACACCATTCCAGAGACCATAAACATGTAATCTTACTTGCATTatctgcttgttttcttttttgtacttttttcaGAAGGCCTGGTGCTGCAGCCTAATTTACTATacacttttatttcctctgttaTTGTTTGatgcattttcttctgtaataatatctaaacaaaaaaataaaaattgtgcaGACTTCATAAATTGACTGagtacatttaaaaattaaaggagccccaggaaagctctTACTCTACTTTTTGTTGTGTTCCCAGCTGTTTAGAGGTGGATATAATCTAAAACTATGGCCCGTTTATGAGATGCCCAGCATATTAAAACAGCTTGGAAGGGACAATCTCTTCAGCAATGCTCAGGATGTCAGAACATGTATTCTTTAGCTGAAGAACTGCAGATTGGACTGGGCATAACTGaggcacctccagtgctggggacagctctgggccctcAGGACAGCAGAGGCACCGAAGGactggagcgtgtccagggcagggaacggagctgggaaggggctggagccccaggagaggctgagggaactgggaaggggctgagcctggagaaaaggaggctcaggggggaccttgtggctctgcacagctcctgacaggagagGACAGccggctctgctcccagggaacagggacaggaggagagggaacagcctcaggatgggcatggggagggtcaggttggacatcaggaggaattttcccatggaaagggtggtcaggaattagaaggggctgcccagagaggtgttAGAGTTCCCATTACTGAAGGGTTCCATGGAATGCCTGGATGTAGCACTtagtgctctgggctggtgacaaggtggggattggtcacaggttggactcagtggtcttttccaacctaaatgatccTGGGATTCAGTGATCTAGGAGGAAGCTGTGATACGCTGATCCAATGGGGGTTATGTTCCAAAGATGAGGTAAGAGCTGATTAAACAGCAATTCCAAACTCAGGTTCGAACAGAGTCGCTCCTTAAGGAAGAGCAAACAGCATTAATCAGGGTCTGACACGGGGGCGTCTGTGCCTGAGCTCATTGCAAAGtcatggctgtggctgcagagccatTCACACCACGTCTGACCAAACCAGGCACTGGCAGGAAAAGAGGCACCTCACCAAGGGCACCAGGCAAAATTAGATACCAGAGTAATTAATTAACTACTTAGAGAAATCACAGTCACAAGAATAACACTGGACCACAGTGACAGTTCAGGAACTGTCTGTATAAAAAGGTGCCCTTTTAGGCCTGCCCGAGGGAGGGTTTTAGGGAAATTAAATCATAAAGAACAATCCAAAACTGCTGGAATGAATCTTTTAAAGAGCTCTCTGGTTtggcagacagaaaaaaagcaggaattacCATTTTTATTCCTTACTAAGCACAGGGACACTTGAAACACTTCACAGTTGGGATGCAAGTCAGCAGCAGAATCCATCTTGCCAGGAAGAGGCAAAGTCTGCCCAGTTCACTTTATCAGGAACTCAGTTATTTTAGGGTCTCCTTCTGCCTGGGGCCTGTCTCCAGGTTTTCCAAGATTTTTTCACCACCTGAAGTGTTTATAGCTCTGAGCACTaagaattctgtgattttgtgcaATAATTGCATGAAGCGActtatttttaagtaaaatcCCAGTTTATTATCATGAAAATTCCACAAGCATGTTAAAGAGGTTTCAGTTGGaggttgggtttgtttttttaaagccagaaCTGCACCATTATAAATCACTACAACAGAACATAAAGCAACATTCTCTTGCATCAtgcctcaggaaaaaaaaaaggcataatatttcaaggaaaataattaaggAAAGTATCACATCAAGACTTTCTGCTTTCAGTAAGCTAAGTAAATTTTGTATGCAGCATAACTCCTCTAGCTCATCCATAGATTTGACACGAAAAATCTAAACTGTTCATAGATAAATTATGAGCTTTTGTTGTCTCAATGCAGTCCACAGTTCTTCACCAGGAACAGATAAAGCCTTTAAGGTGAAAGCCTCAAGTACTGCACTAGCACTTAGTGACATCAAGATGCTAAGCTACATTTGCCTTCCATAGACAGATTTATTCTTACGTTATTTAACCTAAACACTAATCACACCAAACAGATGGCAGATGAAAAGTAGTTCCAGCGAGAAAAATACAAGAACATcagctttcaaatattttaaataaacaaatgcaCCATCTGCCATTTTAGTGGCAAGAGAGACTCTCTCCTGCAAGCAATTAAGTTTTTTATTCAGCTAAAATGTGCAAAGAAAAAAGTCTCAAATTGAGAGGAATATCAGCAGTTCATACTGGACATGAGGAAATAAAATCCTTAGGAATTAACTCCTTTAAGCCGTTTTCTTGTCATATACTGCAGTGGATCTCTTTGCAGCACTTCCATTTGCAATGCCATTGCTTTCCAACTGCAAACAAAAAACAGTGTCATTAATGAGATGTCAAATTAGAACCTCACATCTAAAACGGGAACAGCTGATGACAAAAATGGCTCTTAAAATCAAGGCCAGTAAGATCTATGGACAAATATGAAGCAAGAAACACAAGTGGTGGTGTCTGTGTAGATTTACAAAAAATTATTGCTtcagggagaagggaggaatGAGGGCAGCGACAACATTTACAAGTCTGCATTGTGACAGAagataaataataaaagcaTAATTTAAATGCACTAAGCATCCTCCCCCATTACAAGTGGTAGAGCTGGCTGAAGAGAGGGgctgtttttaatttctgcttgtGATTTGCCAAAtatttgacttttttctttgaaagaacagccagctgttaaaaaaaaaaaaagattaattagGCTGTTTCAGAATACAGGTACAATTCCTCTTCCTCCAAGACCAGAAGAAGCAACTATTATACTAACTATGTCTTGAAGCACCAATTCCTAGCTGGCACAGTAGTGGTAATTGCTGTTTCCAAGAAAGCAGCCACCAAAATATCTGTAAACACACCCAACTGTTCACCCTCCTGAGCTGCCACTGGGCGGCACATCCCAGAGCTTCCCTGCTTAACTGGGTGAATTAATCTTACTTTATGGCTTCCAGATCCATCCTCCTGGTCTCTTTTGGTGGCTGCAGGTGCCCTGGGGTCCCCAGTGCTGCCTCCTGGGCCCTGCTTGGTGCCTGGTGGCTCCTGCACAGCCTTCTTGGGCCAGACACGCTTGATGAAGGGGGCGATCATGGGGTAGATGTAGGGCTCCACAAACTTCTTGTAGACCCAGAGCAGAACAGGGATCACGATGCAGGGAATGCACACCATGGCTGCCTCCTGTGCTGAGACAGAGATGGTGAGGGGCGGGGGGAAAACAGCTTAGGGTGGCAGCGTTTGTGTGCCACAATCTGAGAAAACAGTATTTACAAAGTAAATAAAATCCATATTTCATGTTCAAACATAGATTATTCTGTAATTATTAAGTAGCTGCTAAAGTTTCAAAGATGTTGTGTGTTCCACTGTTATAAAGCCTCCAACAAAGGGAACATTCTTGccattttaacaaaaaaacccaaactaattTGCTATTAATTCATCAGTCCTACAGATGCaaccaaggaaaacaaattcagGAAATAAGAGTTTTTGCTTAAGCCACACAAAAACAGTTTAAGCAGCAAGCCACCAGTATTAGCCCAGTTCCTACTATGTTATGAGTCCAAAGGGTTTGTTTTGCTCAATCCATTTTTATTTAAGGAGAAATTAAACAGCAGAAAGCAAATCCACCCAATGGGTTGCTACCACTGAAGGGCAGGAtagtgggaaaggggaaaaaattccaatCAGGATTTGAGAGAATTAGCATATGGGCTActttcttcctgctgccctcATCTGACCCCACACCAACCATAAAATGAATTGTTAGAAAATGAACATGACCTCTCTCTGAAACCCCACAAGTCATCAAAATTTGCACCTTAGGGGTctatgccaaaaaaaaaaaaaaaaaaaggtggaaaagcaaagcaaggaggcagagaggtccagctgggagaggaagCAGTTAATTAGGGCTGGACCtgtccctgccagtgctgaCAAGCAATGTATTAGACACACTCTGCTGCCACACAACTTTGCCCTTCACAGTCCCCCTCTCTAGGCTGCTGACATCTCAATTCTCACAccaagaagcaaaacaaaagctttcCAAGATGGAGAATGAGATGTGCACACCTCACTTAGGGACcagtttgctttttgttttatgttATCCTGATGATTTGTAGCCCTATGGAAAAACAGAGTATCAATTTCCAGTTGACTACTCCAGGTTCTACTCTTCAAATACACTTTAAATACACTTTAAATCTACTCTCTGAGGTCTGAGAGGAATCTTATATTGAGACAACACAAATGAGGTAACCCTTTAAACTTAatcaaaatatgtatttcagaCACTGTCTTCACCAGAACTTCCTAAATATTAAATTTCCAGCAAAACGTGGATTtatccagcagcagaaaaacatggCTGGAGGGAACACCTCAGGCTGTAGAATCATTACAGAATTATTTGGGTCACAAGAGAgcttcaaaataatttccttctaTTCCCTGCTACGGgtagggacactttccactgtcccaggttgctccaagccccgtccaacctggccttggacactcccagggatccagggacagccacagctgctctgggcaccctgggccagggcctgcccaccctcccagccagcaattcctcattcccaatatcccatctgtgcctgccctctggccctgggaagccattccctggctgctgtcccagggaaACAGCACGTgttgtgctgcctctgcagccgcTTCGTGTCCAaaaaattcctgcccaaaaaatCATCCCTACCTCCGCCTGATGCACCACCGATCCCTGGGATATGCGTGGAACACCGTCCTGACGAATTCCTCCGGTGACCTGGTGACGCTCCACCAGCTGGTTagcaaggaaaataaacacaaaaagtAGAAAAGAGGAGTGAGGAGGTGGCCGGGCAGGGGATCTCCTGCGGCCGGAGGTGCCGCTGCTCTCGGTGAGCCCCTGCACGGAAGGCGCTCACTGACGGGCAAACctcggcacggcacggcacggcacggcttTGTTCACAGCGCCCGGAAAACGCCACAAGGGCAAATCCGCCGGGTTTTCCCCGTTTCCATAAAGGATGAGCGAGTCTGGGAGGCTGCCTGATGTCAGGCGTTGCCCGTCTGCTCTCCGGGGGCGGTTGGGGCCGGTGCAGCCCGTGAGCCCCCGGCTACCGGCGTGGCCAGGCAGGCGTGGGCCGTGCGGAGCGGGGCGGAGGGCAGGGTGAGGCGGGATGTGGGGAAGGGATCATTCCCGGTGTTCACGGCGCTCCGCACTCACCTGCGCTCGCACCGGAACGGCCCCGCGCTTCCGGGGCGGCGCTTCCGGCCAATGGCCGGCGGCAGCGAGCATCACGTGACGCGTCAGGCCCCGCCCCATCCGCGCGGACGGGGACAGGAGCCCGATTACCGATTGTCCCGGGATGGGGAACCGTGGGAGGGCCCGGCAGCCGCGGGAACACGCGACCCGGCTTGGAGGTCCGATATTGgaaaggaattgctggctgggagggtgggcaggccctggcccagggtgcccagagcagctggggctgttcctggatccctgggagtgtccaaggccaggctggatggggcttggagcagcctgggacagtggaacatgtccctgccatggcagaggtggcagtggatgggctttaaggtcccttcccagccaCACCACTCCATGATTCTGTAATATTCACTACCCTGTCCCACAGGAATGCCCAGCACCAGGCCAGAACTTGCAGCAAAGCAACACAATCAATCCaaattttaagattttatttatatacatCTGTCCATGCAGATTTATTCCCGAGCCATTAGCTTTTGcttcttcagcttcttctgGGAGATCTGGGAAGCAAACACAAGAAAGAACAGTGAAATGAGACTTCCTGAAACATCATAAAGATATCTTTTAGAAGTGCTGTTAGGAACTGTTAGGAACTGTTAATTAGGAATCAACTGTTAATTAGGAATTCCCTCACAAATGATACATTATCACACCTGCACATGAACAGGAATCCCTGCAAGCACTACATTGTTTGCAGGTTCTAAATTTaacttattattttattgtacACACCCAGGGATCACACACACAATGCTGTAGCTGAGGGAGGAACCCTCTGTGCAATTAAAAAATGGTTCTCAGGGCTTTTAAGTGCTTAATACTTATGtttgaaaactaaaaaaatgGGGTTGCTCagaatgaattaatttttttcatgggCATTCCAAAGGTGTCCTAAGATTGTCATCACAGCAACCCCTCTCTGCCAGGCCCTCGGCTGTCCTGACAGCATTACAGGAACAGAGCACAGGACATCTGGTACCTTTTTCTTCTGGGCAACTTCCTCCTCTGGCTTGGGCACGATCTGCTCCTTCTCCGTGAGGATCATCTCGATGTGGCACGGGGAGCTCATGTAGGGGTTGATCCTGCCGTGTGCCCGGTACGTGCGCCGGCGCATCTTGGGAGCCTTGTTCACCTGGATGTGCTCGATCACCAGGGAGTCCACAtcgagaccctggcagggaAGAAAACCTGTGAGCCACTTCCATCtttaaataattcatttctGAAGCTAAAATGTGAGTTATTGCCCCAGACACTGCTGCTGGTGAATGAAACAGCCAAGCTTGGTGGTGCCATGGAGCTGAGGGTTTTCTAAGGATTCACCACTGACACAGCCAAGCTTGGTGGTGCCATGGAGCTGAGGGTTTCCCAAGGATTCACCACTGACACAGCCAAGCTTGGTGGTGCCATGGAGCTGAGGGTTTTCCAAGGATTCACCAATGACACAGCCAAGCTTGGGGGTGCCATCGAGCTCAGGGTTTTCCAAGGACTGACCACTGACACAACCAGGCTTGGGGGTGCCACGGAGCTCAGGGTTTTCCAAGGATGTGCCAAAGGAACTGCTGAGCTTGACAGTGTCTTGGAGATGAGGACTTACCAAGAAAGCGTCATTTAAAATGACAAAGTCCAGCCCTCACACatcacaaataatttaaaattgtgCTGATGGCTCATTGTCTATGGTTATTTCATAATTACTAAAAGGTGCCACCTATTACTCCAACACTGCCAACAAAGCTAACAAATTAAGCACTATAACAAAGACAGCAACTGACCAAGTCAGCTATTGATTTCACAGATTACAATTTCACAGATTTTGAGATATCTGAACAGCCCTTTTGTGTGAAATTTCTTAAATTTAGATTTTCCCTGTGAAAAACTGCTGCTGCCATTTAATTTGAGGAACACAGAAAGCCTGCTTTAACAGGGAGCGACACCAAACCCTCCCTACAATTTAGTATTGTGGATGAAGCAGGTGGCAAGTGGCCCTCCAGGTCAGTGATACTCAGGCAGGGATGCTGACAGAGAGCCCGAAACCACTGCTTTGTGCTCAGTAACACCCACCTTGAGCTCAGCGTTGCTCTCTGCATTCTTCAGCATGTGCAGCAAGAACTCTGCGCTCTTCTTGGGCCAGCGGCCCTGTGTCCAGCCCCACTGCTTGGCCTGGAAGGAGAGCAAACAATGGGTTTGTTGCTTTTGGCCTGGTCCATTCCAGTCACTTTCTACCTTAACCTTGCCATTataacagaatggtttgggctcAAGGAGACGCTAAAAATCATTCAGTGTCACaccctgccacggcagggacaccttccagtgatccaggagcagccacagctgctctgggcaccctgggccagggcctgcccaccctcccagccagcaattcctcattcccaatagcccatctgtccctgccctctggccctgggaagccattccctggctgctgtccctccatgccttgtgcccagtgcctgtgcagctctcctggagcccctggaggccctggcaggggctctgaggtgtccctggagccttctcttgtgcaggtgagcagccccagctgtgccaggctggctccagagcagaggggctccagccctggcagcatctctgtgccctcctctgcactggctCCCACAGGTtgatgtccttcctgtgctgagcac belongs to Haemorhous mexicanus isolate bHaeMex1 chromosome Z, bHaeMex1.pri, whole genome shotgun sequence and includes:
- the CZH18orf32 gene encoding UPF0729 protein C18orf32 homolog codes for the protein MGRGLTRHVMLAAAGHWPEAPPRKRGAVPVRAQLVERHQVTGGIRQDGVPRISQGSVVHQAEEAAMVCIPCIVIPVLLWVYKKFVEPYIYPMIAPFIKRVWPKKAVQEPPGTKQGPGGSTGDPRAPAATKRDQEDGSGSHKLESNGIANGSAAKRSTAVYDKKTA
- the RPL17 gene encoding large ribosomal subunit protein uL22; the encoded protein is MVRYSLDPENPTKSCKSRGSNLRVHFKNTRETAQAIKGMHIRKATKYLKDVTLKKQCVPFRRYNGGVGRCAQAKQWGWTQGRWPKKSAEFLLHMLKNAESNAELKGLDVDSLVIEHIQVNKAPKMRRRTYRAHGRINPYMSSPCHIEMILTEKEQIVPKPEEEVAQKKKISQKKLKKQKLMARE